The Neochlamydia sp. S13 genome has a segment encoding these proteins:
- the rpsU gene encoding 30S ribosomal protein S21, with amino-acid sequence MSLVKVRIGEPIDKALRALKKRLDKEGVMKSVKAHRFYAKPSVKKRAKSKAALKYKRQR; translated from the coding sequence ATGTCATTAGTAAAAGTCCGTATTGGCGAACCCATCGATAAAGCCCTTCGTGCCTTGAAGAAAAGATTAGATAAAGAGGGTGTAATGAAATCCGTCAAAGCCCATCGCTTTTATGCTAAACCATCGGTTAAAAAGCGCGCAAAATCTAAGGCTGCTTTAAAATACAAAAGACAGCGTTAA